A stretch of DNA from Thiomicrospira sp. XS5:
CCGGTGGAAAAACTGCGCTTGGAAGCCGACCAAAGCCTGCGCGGCTATGTCACCTACAACGAGAGCAAACAGCGCTTCGAATGGGAATATCACCCGGTGACCGACCCGACACTGCAAAAAGCGGCCAACGGCATTCTCAGCCAGATAGGCCATCCGCCGTCGCAAGGCTATGAAACCGAAATCAACCTCAACATTCAGCCGTGGTTGCAATCCATTTCCGACTTTCTGACCCACGGCGCCTTACTGTTGGTGGACTACGGTTACACCCGACGTGAATATTACCAACCGGCTCGCCGCATGGGCACTTTGCGCTGTCATTACCAGCACCGCGCCCACAGCGACCCCTTCTTTTACCCAGGCCTGCAGGACATCACCGCTCACGTCGATTTCACCGCCGTGGCGGAGTCCGCTTTCGACGCCGGTTTCAAGGTAGCCGGCTTCACCACCCAAGCGCATTTCTTGATGGGCAGTGGGCTGCTGGAAATGTCGGGCGACCCGGAAATGGACATCACCGAATCGTTGAAAATCGCCCAGCAAATCAAAACCCTGACCCTGCCGGACGAAATGGGCGAAAGTTTCAAAGTCATCGCCCTCACCAAAGGGTGTGACCTATCGCTGATGGGCTTTAAGCTCCGCGATTTAAGACACCAACTCTAACCGACTAACACCACCAACGGACCATTCATACAAGGAAGCGGCATGGAACAAACACTGGACTGGATTCAAATCACCTTTCTCGCCATTATTCAGGGTTTGACCGAGTTCCTGCCGATTTCCAGTTCCGGCCATTTGATTCTCATCCCTCAGTTGTTCGGCTGGCAAGACCAAGGCTTGGCATTCGACGTCGCGGTTCACATCGGTACTTTATCCGCCGTGTTGCTGTATTTCCGACAAGACGTCTGGCTCATGACTCGTGACTGGACCACCTCGCTGGTCACCCGCCAGCCCACCAGCAATAGCCGCTTGGCTTGGTGGGTGATTTTCGCCACCTTACCGGCGGTGATTTTCGGTTTCATCATCAACAACGGTTTGGAAGAAGCATTACGCGACCCATTGATTATCGCCGCAACCACCATCGGGTTCGGGGCCCTGCTCTGGTGGTCGGACGTCAAAGGCAAACGCATTCGCGACGAACACAGCTTAAGCTTCAAAGATATCCTCATCATCGGCTTTGCGCAGGCCTTGGCACTGATTCCCGGCACCTCGCGCTCCGGCATCACCATCACCGCCGCGCTGATGGTCGGTTTGACGCGTGAAGCGGCGGCCCGCTTCTCCTTCCTGTTATCCATTCCGATTATCCTCGGCGCCGGTCTGTTAAAACTAAAAGACCTTCTCGACAGCGCCCACCCGGTGCAGTGGGATGCGATGATTGGCGGCGTCATTCTGTCCGGCTTGACGGCTTACGCCGTGATTGCACTCTTCCTGAAATGGATTAATTCCATCGGCATGGCGCCATTCGCCTGGTACCGCTTCATTCTCGGCGCGGTATTGATTGCGCTGTTTATTTAAAAAGCGCCAAGCGTATAATGAATAAAATGACGACGCATAAACTGCGATCGTCTTTTCCACCACGCTTCCAAACTCAGCAGGTGCCGAATGCCGACCATTGACTTTTACACTGCGGCTCAAAGCCGTGCCATCGACCGCTACGCCATTGAAACCCAAAAACAGCCAGGCCTGCTGCTGATGAAGCGTGCCGCCTATTTCGCCTACCAGACATTGAAAGAAACCCAACCGGACGCCGAAAAAATTGTTGTGCTGTGCGGCGGCGGCAATAACGGCGGCGACGGCTGGGTGCTGGCGCAATACGCACTGCTGGAAGGACGTCAGGTCACGGCCGTACTGCTGGGGGATGAAACGAAAATTCACGGCGATGCTCTCGCAGCGTTACAGGAACTCAAAGCCCTCGGACTGTCGCCCACCACCTTTCAGAGTGACCGGTTACAGGGTGCGGATATCGTCGTGGACGCAGTTTTCGGCACCGGTTTGAACCAACCGGTTTCCGGCGAT
This window harbors:
- a CDS encoding undecaprenyl-diphosphate phosphatase yields the protein MEQTLDWIQITFLAIIQGLTEFLPISSSGHLILIPQLFGWQDQGLAFDVAVHIGTLSAVLLYFRQDVWLMTRDWTTSLVTRQPTSNSRLAWWVIFATLPAVIFGFIINNGLEEALRDPLIIAATTIGFGALLWWSDVKGKRIRDEHSLSFKDILIIGFAQALALIPGTSRSGITITAALMVGLTREAAARFSFLLSIPIILGAGLLKLKDLLDSAHPVQWDAMIGGVILSGLTAYAVIALFLKWINSIGMAPFAWYRFILGAVLIALFI
- a CDS encoding class I SAM-dependent methyltransferase, with the translated sequence MKPTHQLPTPPPENQTRSDALAQKIRQALKRHGSLSFAHFMQMALYTPGLGYYSSGLPKIGAQGDFITAPEISPIFSRCLARQAAQVLASLEQPNVIEFGAGKGTMAKDILLELDALQQPVEHYFIVELSADLRARQEDTLKTLPDALFEKVVWLDQLPKKPMEGVIIANEVLDAMPVEKLRLEADQSLRGYVTYNESKQRFEWEYHPVTDPTLQKAANGILSQIGHPPSQGYETEINLNIQPWLQSISDFLTHGALLLVDYGYTRREYYQPARRMGTLRCHYQHRAHSDPFFYPGLQDITAHVDFTAVAESAFDAGFKVAGFTTQAHFLMGSGLLEMSGDPEMDITESLKIAQQIKTLTLPDEMGESFKVIALTKGCDLSLMGFKLRDLRHQL